In Entomomonas moraniae, one DNA window encodes the following:
- a CDS encoding aldo/keto reductase, with product MSLNNIQIKQGYFSRQVAFPDGTAVPAIGQGTWFMGENPDSAKQEIDALRLGIELGMTVVDTAEMYGSGGAELLVGKALEPIRDQAFLVSKVLPYNADKKKMVVACESSLKRLKTDYLDLYLLHWRGNIPLVETIEAMEKLVAQGKIKRWGVSNLDTVDMQELWDITDGKHCMVNQVLYHLGSRGIEYDLLPWCKSHHIPIMAYCPIAQGGSLRQGLMNHPNVVSIAESKHCTPAQLLLAWCIRQGNVIAIPKASTTDHVLQNAQVASLKLTMEELTLLDNAFNPPLKKMHLDIV from the coding sequence ATGTCGCTGAATAATATTCAAATTAAACAGGGCTATTTTTCACGGCAAGTTGCTTTTCCTGATGGTACTGCTGTCCCTGCCATTGGGCAAGGTACTTGGTTTATGGGAGAAAATCCAGATAGCGCAAAACAAGAAATTGATGCCCTACGACTCGGTATAGAATTGGGGATGACGGTGGTCGATACTGCTGAAATGTATGGTTCTGGCGGTGCTGAACTACTGGTGGGAAAAGCGTTGGAACCTATTAGAGATCAAGCATTTTTAGTGTCAAAAGTGCTTCCATATAACGCAGATAAAAAGAAAATGGTGGTGGCTTGTGAGTCCTCATTAAAACGGTTAAAGACAGATTATTTAGATCTTTATTTACTGCACTGGCGTGGCAATATTCCTTTAGTAGAAACGATAGAGGCGATGGAAAAACTTGTTGCGCAAGGAAAAATCAAGCGCTGGGGCGTTTCTAACTTAGATACAGTTGATATGCAAGAACTATGGGATATAACCGATGGTAAACACTGTATGGTTAATCAAGTGCTTTATCATTTAGGGTCGAGAGGGATTGAGTATGACTTACTGCCTTGGTGTAAAAGCCACCATATTCCTATCATGGCTTATTGTCCCATTGCACAAGGTGGAAGTTTACGGCAAGGGTTAATGAATCACCCTAACGTTGTAAGTATTGCAGAATCTAAGCATTGTACGCCTGCACAACTCTTGTTAGCTTGGTGCATTCGCCAAGGCAATGTTATTGCTATACCTAAGGCGTCCACAACAGACCATGTACTTCAGAATGCACAAGTGGCTAGCCTTAAACTAACAATGGAAGAACTTACTTTGCTAGACAATGCATTTAATCCTCCTTTGAAAAAGATGCATTTAGACATTGTTTAG
- the garD gene encoding galactarate dehydratase, translated as MPNEVEKTPLYIKVHINDNVAIVVNDNGLSAGTIFPDGLTLIEDIPQAHKVALTDIKDGDPFIRYGEIVGYAIGDIKQGSWVHEGVTRMPTARALHELPIATKTPKPLPPLKGYTFEGYKNPDGSVGTRNLLGITMSVNCVSGVVEYVTKIIERDLLPKYPNVDGVVPLVHLYGCGVAIDAPAAIVPIRSIHNLTKNANFGGEVMVISLGCEKFQPERLLKGTDDTQAIKLVDEDDIVVLQDEQHHGFQSMVDHILRVAERHLKRLNSRKRETVPASELIVGMQCGGSDAFSGVTANPSIGFAADLLVRCGATVMFSEVTEVRDGVHLLTPRVVDEEVGKALINEMAWYDEYLETGKVDRSANTTPGNKKGGLNNIVEKAMGSIAKSGTSAIVEVLKPGQRPTKRGLIFAATPASDFVCGAQQVASGITVQVFTSGRGTPYGLAAVPVIKMASRNAIAERWFDLMDISAGDVALGKKTIEDIGWDLFKLILEVASGKKPWSDHWGLHNPLAIFNPAPIT; from the coding sequence ATGCCTAATGAGGTCGAAAAAACCCCTTTATATATAAAAGTTCACATCAACGATAATGTGGCTATAGTGGTTAACGACAACGGCTTGTCTGCTGGAACAATCTTCCCCGATGGACTAACCTTAATAGAAGATATTCCACAAGCGCACAAAGTTGCCCTCACCGATATTAAAGATGGAGACCCGTTCATTCGTTATGGTGAAATTGTTGGTTATGCCATAGGTGATATTAAACAAGGTAGTTGGGTGCATGAGGGTGTAACACGGATGCCAACAGCCCGAGCACTACATGAGCTTCCTATTGCAACCAAAACACCAAAACCACTTCCACCACTAAAAGGTTATACGTTTGAAGGTTACAAAAACCCAGATGGTAGTGTAGGTACTCGCAATCTACTGGGTATCACCATGAGCGTTAATTGCGTATCTGGTGTTGTTGAATATGTGACTAAGATTATTGAACGTGACCTGCTGCCTAAATACCCTAATGTTGATGGTGTCGTCCCCTTAGTTCATCTTTATGGCTGTGGAGTCGCCATTGATGCTCCGGCTGCTATTGTACCCATTCGCTCTATTCACAATCTCACTAAGAATGCTAATTTTGGCGGTGAAGTAATGGTTATTAGTTTAGGGTGTGAAAAATTCCAACCAGAAAGGTTATTAAAAGGAACCGATGATACACAAGCCATCAAACTCGTTGATGAAGATGATATTGTCGTACTACAAGATGAACAACATCATGGGTTTCAGTCTATGGTTGATCACATCTTACGGGTAGCAGAAAGACATCTTAAACGTCTCAATAGCCGAAAAAGAGAGACTGTTCCAGCCTCAGAGCTTATCGTTGGTATGCAGTGTGGAGGAAGTGATGCTTTTTCTGGCGTCACAGCTAATCCATCGATTGGCTTCGCCGCTGACTTATTAGTTCGCTGTGGTGCAACCGTCATGTTTTCTGAAGTTACGGAGGTCAGGGATGGGGTTCACCTACTCACGCCACGCGTAGTCGATGAAGAGGTGGGTAAAGCGCTTATTAATGAAATGGCTTGGTATGATGAATACCTAGAAACAGGTAAAGTAGACCGTAGTGCCAACACAACTCCTGGGAATAAAAAGGGAGGGCTTAATAATATCGTTGAAAAAGCTATGGGATCTATTGCTAAATCAGGGACAAGCGCCATTGTAGAGGTATTAAAGCCAGGACAACGTCCCACCAAGCGTGGCTTAATATTTGCGGCAACACCTGCGAGCGATTTTGTTTGTGGTGCTCAACAAGTTGCATCAGGCATTACTGTTCAAGTATTCACCTCTGGTCGAGGAACACCTTATGGCCTAGCGGCTGTTCCTGTTATCAAAATGGCTAGTCGAAACGCTATTGCGGAACGTTGGTTTGACCTAATGGATATTAGTGCGGGCGATGTTGCTTTAGGCAAGAAAACGATTGAAGATATCGGCTGGGATCTTTTTAAATTAATTTTAGAAGTGGCGAGTGGTAAAAAACCTTGGTCAGATCACTGGGGATTACATAATCCACTGGCTATATTTAACCCTGCTCCTATTACATGA
- a CDS encoding PP2C family protein-serine/threonine phosphatase produces the protein MLVKSAARTDCGKVREKNEDAFINYPDRKIWVVADGMGGHEHGELASRMVVEAVADIELVDNFNDRIKQVTTALRQVNKAFTQDKTVVQGQPPTVMGSTVIVLLIDSHRMACIWAGDSRCYLFRKNNIYQVTKDHALWQELVDEQAFSEKEAQQQKGSFALTRAIGANEELRLEIVEMEIISGDKFLLCSDGVYQYIRYDQLYQVMTKPSPQLAVEQLFQDVLATEAKDNLTAIVVVSHESR, from the coding sequence ATGCTAGTAAAGAGTGCAGCTAGGACTGACTGTGGTAAAGTCAGAGAAAAAAATGAGGATGCATTTATTAACTACCCAGATCGTAAGATCTGGGTAGTTGCTGATGGAATGGGTGGGCATGAACATGGAGAACTAGCTAGCCGAATGGTTGTTGAAGCTGTGGCCGATATCGAATTGGTTGATAATTTTAATGACCGTATAAAACAAGTTACGACAGCCTTACGCCAAGTCAATAAGGCGTTTACTCAAGATAAAACAGTAGTTCAGGGACAGCCTCCAACAGTGATGGGGAGTACGGTCATTGTCTTACTCATTGACAGCCATCGGATGGCCTGTATTTGGGCTGGGGATAGTCGCTGTTATTTATTTCGTAAAAATAATATTTATCAAGTCACTAAAGATCATGCATTATGGCAAGAGTTAGTAGATGAACAAGCTTTTTCAGAAAAAGAAGCTCAACAGCAAAAAGGGAGCTTTGCTTTAACCCGAGCAATTGGTGCAAATGAAGAGTTGCGTCTAGAAATTGTGGAGATGGAGATTATCTCGGGAGATAAGTTTTTATTATGTTCTGATGGCGTATATCAATATATTCGGTATGATCAGTTGTATCAGGTAATGACTAAGCCTTCGCCTCAGTTAGCGGTTGAGCAATTATTTCAAGATGTATTGGCAACAGAAGCCAAAGATAATTTAACGGCGATTGTTGTCGTTTCTCATGAGTCCCGATAG
- a CDS encoding enolase C-terminal domain-like protein, with product MNTQAAPTITSMQVIPVAGYDSMLLNVGGAHSPYFTRNIVILKDNAGHIGAGEAPGGETIFKALSEAIPHVEGKPISILNRIVNDMHAGYLDADYDTFGKGAWTFELRVNAVAALEAALLDLMGQFLNVPVAELLGAGKQRDEVTVLGYLFYIGDDKITNLPYQAPVTKGHEWYRIRRQAAMSTEAVINLAAAAKDLYGFKDFKLKGGVFEGQKEIETVAALKKNFPDARITLDPNGCWSLQEAIELCKDMHDVLTYAEDPCGAEQGYSGREVMAEFKRATGLPTATNMVATNWREMCHSIMLQSVDIPLADPHFWTLTGASRVAHLCNEFGLTWGCHSNNHFDISLAMFSHVGASAPGNPTALDTHWIWQEGDMTLTKNPLQIINGKIKLNDKPGLGLELDMDKIQQAHELHKKLPTGARNDAIPMQFYYPGWAFDRKRPCMVR from the coding sequence ATGAACACGCAAGCAGCACCAACGATCACTTCAATGCAAGTCATACCCGTAGCTGGGTATGACAGTATGTTGCTAAATGTAGGAGGTGCACATTCTCCTTATTTCACGCGTAATATTGTTATTTTAAAAGATAATGCAGGGCATATTGGGGCAGGTGAAGCGCCCGGTGGAGAAACTATTTTTAAAGCATTATCTGAGGCGATACCTCATGTTGAAGGAAAACCTATTTCTATCTTAAATCGTATTGTGAACGATATGCATGCAGGGTATTTGGATGCTGATTACGATACCTTTGGAAAAGGGGCATGGACCTTTGAGCTACGTGTTAATGCCGTAGCAGCATTAGAGGCAGCCTTACTCGATTTGATGGGGCAATTTTTAAATGTGCCTGTTGCTGAGTTACTGGGAGCAGGAAAGCAACGGGATGAAGTGACAGTGCTAGGTTACTTATTTTATATTGGTGATGATAAGATCACTAATTTACCTTACCAAGCACCTGTTACAAAAGGACATGAGTGGTATCGTATTCGTCGCCAAGCGGCTATGAGTACCGAGGCTGTGATTAACTTAGCTGCGGCTGCTAAAGATCTTTATGGCTTTAAAGACTTTAAGCTTAAAGGTGGTGTTTTTGAAGGTCAAAAAGAAATTGAGACGGTGGCTGCACTTAAGAAGAATTTTCCTGATGCGCGTATAACACTTGATCCTAATGGGTGTTGGTCACTTCAAGAGGCCATTGAGTTATGTAAAGATATGCATGATGTATTAACCTATGCAGAAGACCCTTGTGGTGCTGAGCAAGGTTACTCTGGTCGTGAAGTGATGGCGGAGTTTAAGCGAGCAACAGGGCTCCCGACGGCAACTAATATGGTGGCTACCAATTGGCGCGAAATGTGTCACTCTATCATGCTTCAATCGGTTGATATTCCATTAGCCGACCCCCATTTCTGGACATTAACAGGTGCGAGCCGAGTAGCTCACCTTTGTAACGAGTTTGGATTAACGTGGGGATGCCATTCAAATAACCACTTTGATATTTCTTTGGCAATGTTTAGCCATGTTGGCGCCTCTGCACCCGGAAATCCAACAGCATTAGATACTCATTGGATTTGGCAAGAAGGAGACATGACATTAACCAAGAATCCACTGCAAATTATCAATGGTAAAATAAAACTTAACGATAAGCCAGGGCTGGGGCTTGAGTTAGACATGGATAAGATTCAACAAGCACATGAACTTCATAAAAAACTACCTACTGGGGCTCGTAATGACGCCATACCCATGCAGTTTTATTACCCGGGTTGGGCTTTTGATCGCAAACGACCTTGTATGGTTCGCTAA
- a CDS encoding MFS transporter, with translation MKGVKRTNVRWMMVVFLFIVTAINYGDRATIGIAGKSMSGELGFDAAAMGWVISSFSIAYVIGQLPGGWLLDRFGSKRVYFCSIFFWSIFTLLQGTIHFFIGAWALIMLFTFRFLMGLAEAPSFPGNSRITAAWFPAKERATAVSIFNSAQYFATVIFAPIMGWLTHEYGWQSVFFFMGGLGIFISFVTIIMVHNPKDHPWANKEEVEYIAEGGGLVDMDQKKEEGKEDQGPKLGYILQLIKNRMMLGIYLGQYCINVLTYFFITWFPIYLATERGLDIKSVGFLAAIPAVCGFVGGIAGGVFSDFLLRKTGSLSIARKTPIVFGMLFSMMMILCNYVDSITMIIFFMSLAFFGKGVGALGWAVMSDTAPKEISGLAGGLFNMFGNASSIISPIIIGYIVHVTGRFEWALVFVAAHAFLAAFSFLFIVGPIKRMEVKKNQFSNY, from the coding sequence ATGAAAGGTGTTAAGCGTACCAATGTCCGATGGATGATGGTTGTTTTTCTATTTATTGTTACGGCCATTAACTATGGTGATCGTGCAACCATAGGTATTGCAGGCAAAAGCATGAGTGGTGAGTTGGGGTTTGATGCTGCTGCCATGGGCTGGGTTATTTCCTCATTTAGTATTGCTTATGTCATAGGCCAATTACCAGGGGGATGGTTATTAGACCGGTTTGGTTCTAAACGCGTTTATTTTTGTAGTATCTTTTTTTGGTCAATATTTACTTTGCTTCAAGGAACCATCCATTTCTTTATTGGTGCATGGGCATTGATAATGCTTTTTACTTTCCGCTTTCTTATGGGATTGGCCGAAGCACCTTCATTTCCTGGAAATAGTAGAATTACAGCTGCTTGGTTCCCTGCCAAAGAGCGTGCAACTGCCGTATCAATATTCAATTCTGCACAGTATTTCGCCACGGTTATTTTTGCACCGATTATGGGTTGGTTAACTCATGAGTACGGTTGGCAATCAGTGTTCTTCTTTATGGGTGGGCTAGGTATTTTTATTAGCTTTGTGACCATTATTATGGTGCATAATCCTAAAGATCATCCATGGGCTAACAAAGAAGAAGTTGAATATATTGCCGAAGGTGGTGGTTTAGTGGATATGGATCAAAAAAAGGAAGAAGGAAAGGAAGATCAAGGGCCTAAATTAGGTTATATCTTACAGTTAATTAAAAATAGAATGATGCTAGGTATTTATTTAGGCCAGTATTGTATTAATGTGTTGACTTACTTTTTCATTACATGGTTCCCTATTTATTTGGCAACTGAGCGTGGACTGGATATTAAGTCTGTTGGTTTTTTGGCTGCTATTCCTGCGGTTTGTGGCTTTGTCGGCGGAATCGCCGGGGGTGTATTTTCTGATTTCTTATTAAGAAAAACAGGCTCATTATCCATTGCACGTAAGACGCCTATCGTTTTTGGTATGTTGTTTTCAATGATGATGATCCTTTGCAATTATGTTGATTCTATCACAATGATTATTTTCTTTATGTCACTGGCTTTCTTTGGTAAGGGTGTTGGGGCATTAGGCTGGGCTGTAATGTCAGATACAGCACCTAAAGAAATCAGTGGTTTAGCGGGCGGTTTATTCAATATGTTTGGTAATGCGTCTAGTATTATTTCTCCTATTATTATCGGTTATATTGTGCATGTTACAGGCCGTTTTGAGTGGGCATTAGTCTTTGTCGCTGCCCATGCATTCCTTGCAGCTTTTAGTTTCTTATTTATTGTTGGTCCTATTAAACGAATGGAAGTTAAGAAAAACCAGTTCTCTAATTATTAG
- a CDS encoding Hcp family type VI secretion system effector: protein MPTPAYLTINGTKQGLITAGTFTEESVGNIYQEGHEDEILVEGFEHQVIIPRDPQSGQPTGQRVHKPLRITKVFDKSSPLIFNALTSGERLSDCTIKWYRTSASGTQEHYFTIKLEDAIIVDVQSSMPNCQDPNMAHFTHLEDVYFTYRKITWTHEVAGTSGSDDWRAPISA from the coding sequence ATGCCAACTCCTGCGTATTTAACTATTAACGGAACTAAACAAGGTTTAATTACGGCTGGTACTTTTACTGAAGAATCAGTAGGTAACATCTATCAAGAAGGTCATGAAGATGAAATCTTAGTTGAAGGATTTGAACATCAAGTGATCATTCCACGTGACCCACAATCTGGTCAACCAACTGGTCAACGTGTACACAAGCCTTTAAGAATTACTAAAGTATTTGATAAATCATCACCTTTAATTTTCAATGCATTAACTTCTGGTGAGCGTTTAAGCGATTGTACTATCAAATGGTATAGAACATCTGCTTCTGGTACACAAGAGCATTATTTTACTATTAAATTAGAAGATGCAATCATTGTTGATGTTCAAAGCAGCATGCCTAATTGCCAAGATCCTAACATGGCGCATTTTACGCATTTAGAAGATGTATATTTCACTTATCGTAAAATCACTTGGACTCATGAGGTAGCTGGTACTTCAGGTTCTGATGACTGGAGAGCACCTATTAGCGCTTAA
- a CDS encoding serine/threonine-protein kinase: protein MSVNSIDSAASPPAIGSSAPIQVVAGRYQLERILGVGGMAIVFRAFDRLAAHFNHPSPYVALKIFKEEFAGFTDANYLLYSEYALLATLNHPNIVRSFQFDIDATTERAFLTLEFLKGMTLDQWLIENPLGTNLPKITPMLLEIIDAVDYSHQHNIVHGDLKPSNIMLTQNGCVLFDFGLGQMLSGDLSILPKISRKRFNAWTPKYAAPELLEDISLTTKTDIFALSCIIYELLTGQNPYYIDKKTKYTVKPTKPKDLSKKQWATLCCGLAIKPHDRLITAQELKNAFQPYKKRYFYWF, encoded by the coding sequence ATGTCTGTAAATAGTATTGATAGTGCCGCTTCTCCTCCAGCTATAGGTTCTAGTGCTCCTATACAGGTAGTTGCTGGGCGTTACCAGTTAGAAAGAATCTTGGGTGTGGGCGGTATGGCGATTGTTTTTAGAGCTTTTGACCGTTTGGCGGCACACTTTAATCATCCTTCTCCTTATGTTGCATTAAAAATATTCAAAGAAGAGTTTGCAGGCTTTACAGATGCGAATTATTTGCTCTATAGCGAGTATGCATTATTGGCAACGTTAAACCATCCCAACATTGTCAGGTCTTTTCAATTTGATATTGATGCAACAACAGAGCGAGCTTTCTTAACACTTGAATTTTTAAAAGGAATGACGCTTGATCAGTGGTTAATAGAGAATCCATTGGGTACAAATTTACCCAAAATAACGCCAATGCTTTTGGAAATTATCGATGCAGTAGACTATAGTCATCAGCATAATATTGTTCATGGTGATTTAAAACCAAGCAATATTATGTTGACACAGAATGGATGCGTGTTGTTTGATTTCGGCCTTGGGCAAATGTTATCAGGTGATTTATCTATTTTGCCTAAGATATCACGTAAGCGCTTTAACGCTTGGACGCCAAAATATGCTGCCCCTGAGTTATTAGAAGATATCTCATTAACAACAAAAACAGATATTTTTGCGTTAAGTTGCATTATTTATGAGTTGCTAACGGGGCAAAATCCTTACTATATTGATAAAAAAACAAAATACACAGTTAAGCCCACTAAACCTAAAGATCTGTCTAAGAAACAATGGGCAACGTTATGTTGTGGTTTAGCTATAAAGCCTCATGATCGTTTAATAACAGCTCAAGAATTAAAAAATGCTTTTCAACCATATAAAAAGCGTTATTTCTATTGGTTTTAG
- a CDS encoding sugar diacid recognition domain-containing protein translates to MSAYLLTSELAQRIVDKTMKIIGCNVNIIDTNGLIIGSGDPERIGELHEGAMMVLSLGRMISIDSKMSDDLHGVRPGVNLPLIIDDEVVGVIGLTGEPSALKQFGELVCMSAVMMMEQAKLLRSVAQETRLREELVLDLLQSKELTKRHYEWAQRLGIDLSVPRVAIVFGIDSDDLEVEVAIDEIKLLQNFLVAQNIGCLFAIRSLTEMIVLSPAMNQYGRWDIEEHKKRLAQLIVLSEQRGKLNIRTALGRYFEEGIDGNNNHLAYSYQTAYTTLMIGRQRMPDVKNYYYQDMPLPVLLNSLNTGWTASEFLIPLNRLKTQDTNGVLQKTLRTWFKHNLQMGNTAKALHVHRNTLEYRLTKVATITGLNIELLDDRLLMYIALQLDGKNSVEDALHETDD, encoded by the coding sequence GTGAGTGCTTATCTTCTTACTTCAGAATTAGCTCAACGAATTGTTGATAAAACCATGAAAATTATTGGTTGTAATGTCAACATTATTGATACCAATGGTTTAATCATTGGCAGTGGAGACCCTGAGCGAATAGGTGAGTTGCATGAAGGCGCAATGATGGTTTTATCATTAGGAAGAATGATATCAATTGACTCAAAAATGAGTGATGATTTACACGGTGTTCGTCCAGGCGTTAACTTACCCTTAATTATTGATGATGAAGTGGTCGGGGTGATTGGGTTAACAGGGGAACCTTCAGCTCTAAAACAGTTTGGCGAGTTGGTATGTATGTCAGCTGTGATGATGATGGAGCAGGCTAAACTGCTTCGAAGTGTTGCTCAGGAAACGCGGCTACGAGAGGAGTTAGTGCTTGATTTATTACAGTCTAAAGAGTTAACAAAACGTCACTATGAATGGGCGCAGCGTTTAGGGATAGACCTAAGTGTTCCTAGGGTAGCAATAGTATTTGGTATCGATAGTGATGACTTAGAAGTAGAGGTTGCGATTGATGAAATTAAGTTGCTGCAAAATTTTTTAGTAGCTCAAAATATAGGTTGTTTATTTGCTATTCGCTCATTGACTGAAATGATTGTTTTATCCCCTGCCATGAATCAATATGGTCGTTGGGATATTGAAGAACATAAAAAAAGACTGGCTCAATTAATCGTATTAAGTGAGCAGCGCGGCAAGCTAAATATTAGAACAGCATTAGGCCGTTATTTTGAGGAGGGGATAGACGGTAACAATAATCACTTGGCGTATTCTTATCAAACAGCTTATACCACATTAATGATAGGTAGGCAGCGGATGCCTGACGTAAAAAATTATTATTATCAAGACATGCCATTGCCCGTATTATTAAACTCATTGAATACGGGTTGGACTGCTTCAGAATTTTTAATACCTTTAAATAGGTTGAAAACACAAGATACCAACGGTGTATTACAAAAAACATTACGTACGTGGTTTAAACACAATTTACAGATGGGTAATACAGCTAAAGCATTGCATGTGCATCGTAATACGTTAGAGTATCGGTTAACGAAGGTAGCTACTATCACAGGGCTTAATATTGAGTTATTAGATGATAGATTATTGATGTATATTGCATTACAGCTAGATGGGAAAAATTCAGTGGAAGATGCACTGCATGAGACCGATGATTAG